TGAAGCAGTATAAATAGATATGTCATCTTCTTGCTACTCATCATCCATCTGATTTGTATCTCTCTCTATAATCAAACATGGATTTTGGGCTAAAAGTGGTTGTTTTCATTATGCTGGCTTTTGTTTCAACCATATCATCAGTACTTCCTGTCACTGGTGGTAGCCATTGGCGGTGGTATAACAAGAAGGGATTGAGTTCCCTAGGAAATAATGATGATCATCTCGTTACCAACTTGCCTGGCCAACCGCCTGTTGATTTCCGACATTATGCTGGCTATGTCACTGTGAATGAAAAAAATGGAAGAGCACTTTTTTATTGGTTCTATGAAGCTATGTCTCAGCCTGATGAAAAACCATTGGTGCTGTGGCTTAATGGTGGTAAGATTAATATAGATTAAATTGTTTTGTTCACCTCTTGGTCTAGTGTATAATATGCAtatttatatatgtgtgtgtatatatatatatatatcttacctCCATCTATAAAGGagagaaaaaagagaaagatATCACAGATTTCTTCACTTTCAGAGTGTTGCCTGGTTATTAGACAGACCGGGGCCATATAAATGAACTTTTTTGTTGAAATAATTGATATAATATCATAAGGTGTAAGATATCATGATCATTGTCACATGTTATTGCTTAGTGGAGGTCATTGTTTTTCCTTTATTCTATGCTCTCTAATAAGCTGACAAGTTTATATGTTTCAGGTCCTGGGTGCTCTTCTGTGGGATATGGTGCGACTCAAGAGATTGGTCCTTTCATAGTGGACACTGATGGCCGTGGAATTAAATTTAATAACTTCTCATGGAATAAAGGTGTAAAAGTCGACAACTTATCGTTTTCTAGCCACTTGTATATCTTCTTTAAGTAATGCTCTCACCTATACtaagaattttttttaatgtCTATGGTGATGCAGAAGCCAATATGTTATTCTTAGAATCTCCAATTGGTGTTGGATTTTCATACTCAAATATTTCTACTGATTACAGAAATATAGGAGATGAGTTCACCGGTGAGTTTAACACCAAAAACAAAACTCTCTTGCCTGCAAATTATTGCTATTATCTTTTGTTCCTCACAATCTATATACATGCATGAAAAAGTATGTGTAGCTTCTATGTATATAAATCATATAATAGCAGCTTTTGATCATTATTCAGATTACCAGAAAGATTATTCTTGTATAACTGAATTATGCTTGTTTCTGCCATGGATTTACTTACACCAGCAAACGATGCTTACACTTTCCTGCATAAGTGGTTCGTGATGTTTCCGTCGTATAGAACACGATCCTTTTACATAGCTGGAGAAAGCTATGCGGGTATTACTCTGAAAACTTTACTTTTTAACTCAATAGAGTGATTCTCAAACCATATTCCGACTGAACCGAAATCCCTTGCCCTGGACGAGTGCCCCCATACATGCCCCTTCAATAACATAATGTCAAGAATTGGTCTATCCGTTCAAACTCCAAgtccattatattatttatatcataaaaaatattatattataatgtaaatataaaaaatatatattaaattatttatgtttagaaatttaatagaaaaaatatAATAGTAGTAAAttatatttacttaatattaaataaaattaattatttttaaaataaaaattgacaCACCTAAATGAGCTTGgtttaatatttacaaatataggtatatttttacaaaatttgagGCTTTTATTTTGAGTCAAGCTGGACTTGAACAACTATATACGTTCATAGGCTTAACCTGAATCTGACACAGCTTGACTCATAAacacttttaaatttaaaaatttcaaccTATAaacttctttttaaaaaaattatttttcagatTCAATATTTTTCATCAATAAAAGACAAAGTATATATTAATGgaaaaaatattgaatttaaaaaaaaaattaaaaaaaagatgaCGTTTCAGATGAGGTTTGCTTCAAATTTAGAGACGTTCATGAATTGAGTCAAGTCAAATTTAGGTCGAGTCTATGCATAATGTCAATGAAGTATTTAGTTGTTAAAGCTCGGCTTCACACAGGATAAAAACCTGAAAACTTGATCAAATTCACCTAATTTTGCTTAAATCCTTTCAAAATTTTGGATGGATAATTCAACCTTTGAACATGTATATTTAAATCTAACTTTTGACTCATACAAtaactattatatttattatataatttatatataaaaactgtaagacatataaaaaataaaaatttaatttttggttAATATTTCAAATTTAATTGGAAAAatcaatttttcaaaatttgatatacTAAATTTGTTGAGGCAATCttcaactatttttatttttaatttgtataaattaaaaaattgggGTTATGTTATTCAAGGGGCACGGATAAGAGCACTCATCCGAGACAGGAGATTTCGGTTCATTTCGACTCGTGATGAATCCATAGGCACTCAAAATAAGTATATGTTTTATCATTGAACTCTTGTTTTTCGCAGGCAAATATGTGCCAGAGCTGGCTGATCTCATTTATGACAACAACAAGGATCCTTCACTTTATATTGagcttaagggtattttggtatggTACTACTCAATCTGGTCTTATTTTTCACACTAGACTATGGCTTGCTTGCTTGGCTGGTTCCTCAAGGAGCTGAAAATTTCCTACATGTGTAACAGTTAGGTAATCCAGAAACAAATGATGCTGAAGACTGGAGAGGCATGGTGGATTATGCTTGGAGTCATGCTATAGTATCTGATGAAACTTACAAAATCATCATTGAGAGCTGTGATTTTAAGAGCAATGATACATGGAGCAGTGAAATTTGTAGTCAAGGTGTGGATGAAGTACTCAAACAATATCACGAGATCGATATTTACAGCTTATACACTCCGCTATGTATCAGAGACACCGCAGCTTCCGATGACCTATCGATGCTGCAAGTCATGATGAAACGAACATCCAATATGGTGATTGATATAAATATCACATGCTCCATTTTCTATAATACAACATATCACCTTGTTTAAAACAAAGTTTTTGACATAGTGATTCTATGGTTACCAGATACCAAGGATTATGGGTGGCTTTGATCCTTGCCTTGATGATTATGCAAAAGCTTTCTACAATAGACTCGATGTTCAAAAAGCTCTTCATGTTAGTGATGGTCACCACCTCAAGAACTGGAGCATCTGCAAGTAATAATGCTTTTACACATATCTTTGCAATGATTATAAGCTTATAactaggtaaaagtattatagaggCCCTTATATTAGGAGTGATTGCATTTTACCTCTTCTACTTAAAAATGGCAAATTAATccctatacattagatcaaagagcaaattggtcattATACGTTAGAAAGGTACATGTGTCATGTGGTTATTTCGTTAGCCATACAAATTTTTAATAgttaaaattgatgaaatttttaaaagaaatgaccaatttacttTTTGATAAATGATCAATTTGCTTTTTGATCTAACGTAAACGATTAATTTGCCTATCTTTTGAGTAAAGTGGagtaaaaaatataatttgactCCTAGTATAGGAGCCTCCATGATGTTTTTACCCCTATAACTATTGTTGTTTTTAGGGTTAATATATATGGAGAAACTTGAGCTAGACAAATTATAACTATTTGGTATCTAATTTTTTTTGGACCTAATTAGTACACGTaaacatagaaattataagtCAACTTGGTACCTAAATAACACTATTAAAATATGCTAACGTGGAcattgttaaaaatattttttttttgtcacatATCAAAATGTGAGACTATTACGTGTTATTATGCTATTGATTGTCCACATATTTTAAAGGTATTAGTCGAGTACATAAAAAAAGTACCATGTTAACTCACAGTTCCCAAGTTTAAATATCACTGAAGTCTACATAAATATGGCCAAATTCGAATACCTACGTATATATTAACTCTTGTTTTCAAATGCTAAATTTAACAGTTTTGTTGCCTTTTTGCCATATGCAGCATGACTATATATAATAATTGGACAGATTCAAAACCATCAGTGCTTCCCATATACAAAAAACTTATTGCTGCTGGAGTTAGAATTTGGGTCTATAGGTAACTTTCATGTTTCAAAACAGTCccccaaacattcatattctctGTCTCTGGATATATACACATCTGATGGTGATCGGTTTGTGAGTGGTTTAGTGGAGACACAGATGGAAGAGTTCCTGTTTTGTCCACCAGATACAGCATAAGTGCATTGGGGTTGCCCATAACTAAGACATGGAGACCATGGTACCATGAAAAACAGGTATTGACGATGACAATTATAGTGAAAATGGAAACATCTGGCTTTTAAGTTTTAActattaatttaatcatattctATCATGGTGGCTCTATTTGTGACATCATGAAACAATGCCCACCttgttataaaaaaaattaattaactaaaccctACCATGTGATGGTTTTAGTGGACTaacactaaaaaaataaaaaaaaaacctctactttaatattatttttgagatTATTATCATCGGATTATTGATtctctaaagttgttgtttatcATCATattattgattttaatttattaatccaTCTTTCTCTACATATAATATAAATGGGACTAAGTTACATTTTGTCTCTGAATTTAATAACTTTTTTCAATttactttttgaaaattttgtctatattaatcttaaaatttaacaaattttttaatttaatccttaaagtTAAATTCCATTAAAATGCAGAGACATGGCATTATGAGGTTACATACATCATgccctgaaaattttaaaaattatataaattttaaaaagtacaataaaagtattatttttaaaaataatcatgTAGTGTAATCTCAAAACACCATATTATTATTCTTTTGACAAATCTTAagtttagggaccaaattaagaaaaattgtcaagttttaaaattaatatggACAAAAGAAATTGAAGGACTAAGATAGAAAAAATTACCAAGTATATTTTTCATTTGTTCTTGTGGTCAGGTGAGTGGGTGGTTCCAAGAATACAAAGGACTAACATTTGCAACATTCAGAGGAGCTGGGCATGCAGTGCCTTGCTTCAAACCAAGCAGTTCACTGGCTTTTTTCTCATCTTTTCTCCTTGGGGAAACCCCACCTTCCTCTAGATAAAGTTTTTTTGAGGATTTTGGTCTTAGTATTAatgtactatatatatatatgagcagTGGTGCATGGGAGATGCGTTAAAACCCTAAACAACTATTGAGAATATAATAAGGCAAAATCAATTGGAATGCCTTCAGTTGTAAGGCAATCCTCCTTTTTTGTAGCagaattagtaataataaaatgtCCCTTTTTGCACTATATTGTATTTATCTCAttacaaatatataaattaacAATATCTGATGACTAATTGCATAAAGCAATCGAAATGTCTTGTAATTTTGTGGATGAAAAATATCATTAAGAGAATTCTATTTTAAATTCAACTTGATTTAATTTCGATTTAATtgaaatctaataaaaataatgagATTATTGAATACGGAGAGTTTTAAAATAATTGTTCTAACGTATACATACGAAATTTAAATTACGGCTTATATGTGTACATaaagtttgattttaattttgataattgtacacatttaaagaaataaatatatacatttattttcatattgaatTTATATAATTGTTTGTATATGTAATATATCAACGTAAAATGGTGTTAATTTGATAATATTGTTAGTGATTTGTAAAATTGaatcaattaaaatttcatatataaaatcgTATAAAAACAATGTTTATTTATGACACCGTACATTAGATCAAAGTTCATATATAGTTTCGATATTTATCCGAAAGTAAAAATCCCTGATTGTGTTTGATATTGTAAGTTAGGCTGCATTTGTTTCACTGGAAACAACTTTCGAAAAATGATTTCTAGAAAATGAATTGATTTTAAGGaaaagcttcttttttttttgtatttggatgattctgtataaaatatttttcgttgtttggtaaattttcctaaaattattttctaaaaactGTTCTTTGTGAAATGAACAtgacataaatatatttgttacaaaatattataatacAATTTCCTTTTGACAATCGAAACttattttataataagataaTATTTTGTAATAATCAATATCATATTTTGTAATAatcaatatcatatataaacttgataatAAATAATgtctaattaaaacttaatttaaattatatatattatacatacGAGAGTACTTATtgacatatatttatataattaaaatattcatattttatactagGTTAGAAAATGTCATAAGTCTTTGTATtctttgtaaaattaaaatttagtctctatacttctATTTTTGGGAATTTAGTCctatttttagatttcaaaatttaggtccaACTATTAAtgctattaaaaatattttattaaatttaggttCACTACTACGtcattttttaattacatgactaccaagtaagttttttatttaaaatgtcacatcaattaaattgacaaaaaattgacAATATTAACAATTAGACCTAATTTTAAAAGGTGAAAAGTAGATGGACTAAATTCTGAAAATAAAATTACAAGGACTGAATTCTGAATTTTTAAAGAGTAAAtgaacttatgacatattttaacctttatactacatTTATCATTgtagtatatatatttattattaatatattaatataaatattttaacatgaagactattaattaaattttttaaaaaattattattaaaataaaattataatattaaataatttattaaaatgataaattgtaTTAATAGTTTATTATATtgtcaaatataaataattaaatatgtataataatactgaaaatgatattattattttaatatttaaaaaataaaattaaaattaatgatttattattaatataataatattaggtaatttaagttaattttatataaaaataaaattactcatAGTTCTTTTTAGAAAATGACTTATGTTTTTTAAAAATGTATGTCCTTTTACAAGAATTTTTTTTCTCATTGACCTGTAAGTTATTTTCCTTTAACCAAGCTGATTTCTAtgaaataaatacaagaaaatacagaaaaaattcataaattatttttgtaaaacaaACGCACTTTTATTAAACGGAAGTTATGAAATTGTgaagatattaatatattttactgtatttaaattaaaaataactatttttcaCAAAAACTACCCATTTGATGGACCCTCAACCCTAAGATTTTTCAAAAAATGTTCATCTACATAATTGTGTGACAAATTTGAAGTATTTTAGAAAATTAGTATATTGATTTGTCATttgttgataaaaataaaaatacagttGTTAAATAAGTGGCCCATTTACAAATCAATGGATGGGCTTGTGTTGATCAACAGAAAAGGTTTTGATTAAAGTTGGGCTTTATCCTGAGAAAACAAAAAATGATCTAATTTGATTTTAACCCTTCTTTTATGCtatactttttaatttaatatctctaCTTTAATGACATACTTTAATTTTAGGTTCAATTTGATAACATTAGTTTTGATATATCTACTATGTTGAATATTTAGATTTAGTTCATCTACTTCAAtgacataatttatatttttataaaattattagtagGTTTAAATCGATAAATAAAACtgttaaattttttgttaaatataataaatttatatgtcAATTGAATGTTTAAcactatttaaataaaattttcacaaaatcattttgaCGATTAACAATGTTATCAATTTGAACCTACTAATAACATAAGTAGAGAACACCAAATTGTATCAAATTAATGTGGAAGATCAAACGTAAAGTTTCAGCATAGTAGAGGGACTAAAACGACAATTACACCAAAACATAATTACATGATTCAAAGCCAAAAGTTGCAATTTTGAAGCAAGAAACAATGACCCAATCCCCAAAATCATGATACAtcaagaaattatatatatatatatatatatatatatatatatctttgaaCATTTAAGATATTTTCTGAGATTAAATGCTTTGAAGAAAAAAGGAAACTTAATGTATTTAAGAGCTTCTCTCCTTCAGCCTCTAACTGGTATCATAATATACATCTTGCAAGCATGTCCAGCAACATATGCACCCATTCTATAACGCTTATTCATTGAAACAAATGAGTGCTGCAataaaaacatcacaaaaaaACATGTCAATAATCCATTAGATTAAAGTTCAAACCatcgaaaaggactaaatcatactTTCCATAAGTCTCGAACGGCGACCAGAGTGGACGGGGAGAGGCCGATTTCCCTCCATTTAACTGATATAATTGCTCTAGCTTGGCTTCTATTCCAAAACACCACCACCACCCTTTTCCCTGATAGAGGCCCTGCCCAAACCTGTGTAGATTTTTGATGAGGAAATCGGTGTAGATTTTTTATGAGGAAATCCAAAAGTGTGATCAAGTTATGTGTGCTCGAAACGGTTTACCTCTAGGCCTCCATTGGATCGTATTTTCCTCCCTTGAACTCCTAGGGAGTCTTGGTTAACATCGATCACTTCCTTGTTTCCAAGAATGGTTAGAGTCTCTTTGCTCGCAGATCGAACATCGCATCCAATTAGGAGAGGAGCCTGGTGATGAAAAGAGTTTTTTAGCATGTGATCACTAGAGGTTTATGTGTGCAAGGTGGAATTGAGAGATAGATACCTTCATAAGAGCCCATATACTGAAATGAGACCGGTATTCCTCAATGTTCATCCCTCCGTTTCCCACTTCCAGCATGTCGGGATCTTGTgtgaattttaataaattaatgaaatatcacTTTAACATCACTATAACTTGCATGTGCATGTGtgtgtatgtatgaatgcatgcatgtatgtatgtatgtatgtatgtatgtatgtatgtgtgtgtgtgtgtgtatctGTACTATAACATCACTATGACTTGCGCGAGTGCGTGTGTATGCATGTATGAGTCTGTCTGTCTGTCTGTATGCAAGAAGTTAGAAATTTGCAGCTACCATTCCACCTGCCAGGACCAGCATATCTCCCCCAAATGTTGTTCGAATCTGCTATTGATGTTATACTAGAAAAAGAAATGAATTGTGAAAACAACTAATTCAATGGTTCATCAAGAATCATAAACGGTCAAACCAGTTTATGTATATGTGAACAAACCTTGCCCATGTATCGTTGATATCCCCAGTAGTCCTCCAAGAATGGCCATAAGAACTGGCCCATTTTGCCGGATCCTCTTGTCCCCTACAAAATAACAGTTCTTAAATTTTTGCAAAAAGCTGATGACATAAACTTCATATGCACATATGACATACCATTCACATAATGAGAAAAGGATCAGCCTGCCAGCATTTCTTAATGCACGACTCATCGCAGCATATCTTTTCACAAAACAGAATTACATGTCTGTCACATAACATCAAATGTTCTTTAACTTTGTAATAAACTCGAGTGATGAATGAGACTACCTCGTTTGAGGTTTCGAACCGTCATTATAACAGTTGTCGTACTTTAAGTAATCGACCCCCTGTGAAAATAACCACACTATTGGCCTGAATCCTGCATTTTAAGCAAATTCTATAATTGCAAATGTAAAGATACAAACCCATTCAGCAAAATTTTTTGCGTCTTGATATTCATGCCCGAGTGAGCCCGGCATTTTGTTACTGCAGGTTCTTTTACTGCAGAGATCAAACAAGGTTTTCGAATGTTCAAACGGTTCAATTATTATTTGTTTTGTAAGCcgaccaaaatataaaatttatacacGTTTTCATTTACCCCGCATCAGCATATATTCCAAGTTTCAAGCCTTTGGAATGAACATAATCTGCAAGGGCTTTAATGCCGGAAGGAAATGTGGAGGCTTTGGCCCTTAAATTACCCACGTTGTCTCTTTCTCCCTCGGCCCAACAATCATCTGCTTTCGTATAACCAATAAGGAAAATAGTGAAAACTCATGCAATCACCATTAAagcataaagaaagaaaaaaaaaagacttgTTTTGGATTCATACCGAGATTTACATACTTGTATCCGAGTCTTGCCAAACCAGTTGAAACAATAGCATCCGCTGTTCTTGGCAGGAGGGGTAGTCATAAAAGAATATCAAAATTAACATTCTTGAAACACTTATGTGTTTCGATTTTATTCGGTTTGAATCCTAAGTTCATAACAATAAACCGAATTCCATATTCCGGCAAGTACAAGATTGTCAAAGAAAAACAGAGGAAATAGTTCAGTTGTCCCCTTAAAGTTCATTAAAACATTAATAGAATGCAGAGGCAAAATCTATGTTGTTcggactcttcatttttcttgaagcaCCAGTGTTTGACAGATGGATATTACATGGAAAAcctttgaaaaatgaaaaatctAACGATACCCGTGTCAAATGCACACCCGTATTTGACACTCACACCCGAGTCCGAATAACATAGGgcaaaattcactatgtcaactAACAATTGAGAGCTAGGGATCACAAAATGATAGGTTGTTGCTcagactcttcatttttcttgaagcaCTCGTGTCGGACACATGGATATTACATAGAAAACCTTTGAAAAGTCTAACAATACTCTCATTAAATACATACCCATATTTGACACTTACACCAGAGTCCGAATAACATAGGGCAAAATTAACTATGTCAACTGACAATTGACACCAAGCGATCACACAATGCTATCTTGCTCAggctcttcatttttcttgaagcaCCAATGTTTGACATATGTATATTACATGGAAAACCTTTGAAAAGTCAAACGTTACTCGTGTTAAATACATACCGGTATTTGACACTCACACCCAAGTCCGAGTAACATTGGgcaaaattcactatgtcaactAACAAATCAACAGCAAGGGATCATCATCACACAAGATTTTtagaaaacaataaataaataacccCAACAACCAAATGATGAAAGAATTTGAAATTCAAAGTCAGTGTATCAAAAACTAAATGCAGACAAAAATTCACCAACTTTTAAATGCATTGAATAATTTATATGGTCCTTATTCAAGGAAAGTAAAGAAGGGTCTTCATTTCAAACATCTCTGTGGTGGACTAATTCAGAACCTTAATAAAGAAGTGTTAAGTATAGAATTCATGGGTATGTTCATTCACTTTTAAGcatgaaaatattttatttttagtacaaGCAAGAATTATATTACAGGGACCAAACCCTGTACCTCATGCCAATCAACTTGAAACTGGCTAACCATGCAAATAGCAAATTCATTCAAAGTTTCAAACCCTAATTAATTACTGTAATAGAAGAGCACTGAGGACTATTCAAagtcaaaaaaacaaaaaaagaaagtaTAAATTAGATTTAAAGGCTGTAAATAGCGTAGTGGTGATGGTGGTGGTCTCAAGCATCAGTTGATTCTATTCACTATTTTTCAGCAACAAAATACCAATCAAATTAATGAATAAGCATGCATGATCCAAGTCCAACATTGAATATAATTAATGCTCActgcaagttttaaaattttgggtaTTTGAAGTTGAAAATCTTAGCAAGTACTTGAATACAAATTCggggttttatttaataaaaattagggTCTTCATTTCAAGCATAATATAAGGTAATTTATCAAATCTAtaattaaatttcaagaatttcttGATTGGACTGATTCAGATCCTAATAAACAAGTGTGCAGGCAATTCATGGGCATTTTTCGTTCGTGTCAAGCATACAAATAGCAACCCATACCCAACGTTTCAAACCAGAATTAATTAATGTAATAGAAAGAACACTGAAACACTGCTTATAAAAGGGTATTATGAAATTATCTACTGTTGGAATATTCAAAGTCAAAAAACTAAGAAGATGGAAGTATAAATTAGATTTGAAGGCTGGAAACTGCACGGTGATGGCGGTGGTTTAAAGCATCTGTTGATTCTACTATACCAATCAAATGAATGGATAAGCATGCATGATCCAAGTCCAATATTGAATTTATGTAAATCTCAAgcacaagttttaaaattttgggtaTTTGAAGTTGAAAATCTTAGCAAGTACTTAAATGCAAATTCTGGGTTTTAGGCTATATACAAATAATTAGAGTAAGTTAAGAAGCTTACCAGTACTTTTTATAGTCTTCTCATCTATATCACAATGAAAGTGATTCCAGCTATTCCACCTGCAAACAATGAAAAAAttaatcaccttttttttttataaaatatgaaggctttaaaaaaaaaagtgaaagaatTGATACCCCATTGG
The Gossypium arboreum isolate Shixiya-1 chromosome 10, ASM2569848v2, whole genome shotgun sequence genome window above contains:
- the LOC108487221 gene encoding alpha-galactosidase-like, producing the protein MPRLKDCPLPISISPFLLHLLNSISPFFISHLPSLPLFLYSKGLTMPFLFAALFHLLWHAHQVTASSPVNSTHRSQQAYSHSLLANGVARTPPMGWNSWNHFHCDIDEKTIKSTADAIVSTGLARLGYKYVNLDDCWAEGERDNVGNLRAKASTFPSGIKALADYVHSKGLKLGIYADAGKRTCSNKMPGSLGHEYQDAKNFAEWGVDYLKYDNCYNDGSKPQTRYAAMSRALRNAGRLILFSLCEWGQEDPAKWASSYGHSWRTTGDINDTWASITSIADSNNIWGRYAGPGRWNDPDMLEVGNGGMNIEEYRSHFSIWALMKAPLLIGCDVRSASKETLTILGNKEVIDVNQDSLGVQGRKIRSNGGLEVWAGPLSGKRVVVVFWNRSQARAIISVKWREIGLSPSTLVAVRDLWKHSFVSMNKRYRMGAYVAGHACKMYIMIPVRG
- the LOC108488689 gene encoding serine carboxypeptidase-like 31, whose protein sequence is MDFGLKVVVFIMLAFVSTISSVLPVTGGSHWRWYNKKGLSSLGNNDDHLVTNLPGQPPVDFRHYAGYVTVNEKNGRALFYWFYEAMSQPDEKPLVLWLNGGPGCSSVGYGATQEIGPFIVDTDGRGIKFNNFSWNKEANMLFLESPIGVGFSYSNISTDYRNIGDEFTANDAYTFLHKWFVMFPSYRTRSFYIAGESYAGKYVPELADLIYDNNKDPSLYIELKGILLGNPETNDAEDWRGMVDYAWSHAIVSDETYKIIIESCDFKSNDTWSSEICSQGVDEVLKQYHEIDIYSLYTPLCIRDTAASDDLSMLQVMMKRTSNMIPRIMGGFDPCLDDYAKAFYNRLDVQKALHVSDGHHLKNWSICNMTIYNNWTDSKPSVLPIYKKLIAAGVRIWVYSGDTDGRVPVLSTRYSISALGLPITKTWRPWYHEKQVSGWFQEYKGLTFATFRGAGHAVPCFKPSSSLAFFSSFLLGETPPSSR